A single window of Lacerta agilis isolate rLacAgi1 chromosome 12, rLacAgi1.pri, whole genome shotgun sequence DNA harbors:
- the RPA3 gene encoding replication protein A 14 kDa subunit — protein MADVLQEPRVRVATNQLAQYIGKPVCFVGRLEKIHASGKLFFLSDGEGKKATVELDTPLEEELSGVIEVAGRVTNQVNIMCASYTQFREDKNAFDLALYNEALKIIHEFPDYYPFSSNA, from the exons ATGGCGGACGTGCTGCAAGAACCCCGGGTTCGCGTAGCCACTAATCAGTTGGCGCAGTACATTGGGAAGCCCGTTTGTTTCGTGGGGCGCCTGGAAAAG ATTCATGCATCTGGGAAATTGTTCTTCCTATCTgatggagaaggaaaaaaagcaaCCGTGGAACTGGACACACCT CTTGAAGAAGAGCTCTCTGGGGTCATTGAAGTAGCAGGAAGAGTTACAAATCAAGTAAACATCATGTGTGCATCATATACCCAGTTCAGAGAAGATAAAAACGCATTTG ATTTGGCACTATATAATGAAGCTCTGAAAATTATCCATGAATTTCCTGACTACTACCCTTTTAGTTCTAATGCATGA